The Epinephelus lanceolatus isolate andai-2023 chromosome 1, ASM4190304v1, whole genome shotgun sequence genome has a window encoding:
- the ddi2 gene encoding protein DDI1 homolog 2 isoform X2, translating to MLVTVFCAPRDRPETTFALDVSPELELRDFVALCELESGIPAGEIQITYVEQPLKDPTRALGTYGVKDGDVVVLRQADRRPPPTQPAFPGLPHIDFRSITIPGTSSSTSQRGAIRPQQQQQRAPPAPSSQPQPQQPQRASQSSTPMAFRGSSPQGLDDPALLQQMLLSNPHELSLLKERNPPLAEALLSGDLERFTKVLLEQQQDRAKREQERIRLLTADPFDLDAQAKIEEDIRQHNVEENMTIAMEEAPESFGQVVMLYINCKVNGHPVKAFVDSGAQMTIMSQACAERCNIMRLVDRRWAGIAKGVGTQKIIGRVHLAQVQIEGDFLPCSFSILEDQPMDMLLGLDMLKRHQCSIDLKKSVLLIGTTGTETRFLSEAELPECARLAYGTEGREDARPDEIADRELAEALQRSIQESGQH from the exons ATGCTGGTCACCGTTTTCTGCGCGCCGAGGGATCGCCCAGAAACCACATTCGCCCTCGATGTGTCCCCGGAGCTGGAGCTGAGAGACTTTGTAGCACTTTGTGAACTGGAATCAGGAATCCCAGCAGGGGAAATTCAG ATCACATATGTAGAACAGCCCCTAAAAGACCCTACTCGTGCCTTGGGGACCTATGGCGTTAAGGATGGAGATGTGGTGGTTCTCAGGCAAGCTGACAGAAGGCCACCACCAACTCAGCCAGCCTTTCCAG GTCTGCCCCATATTGACTTTCGTTCGATCACAATCCCCGGCACCTCTTCTTCAACTAGTCAACGCGGTGCCATAaggccacagcagcagcagcaacgggCTCCACCGGCGCCCTCGTCGCAGCCACAGCCTCAGCAGCCGCAGCGCGCCTCACAATCTTCCACGCCAATGGCCTTTCGTGGTTCCTCTCCTCAGGGGCTGGATGACCCTGCCTTACTCCAGCAGATGCTATTATCTAATCCACACGAGCTTTCACTCCTCAAGGAGCGAAACCCACCGCTTGCTGAGGCCCTGCTGAGCGGAGACTtag AGCGTTTCACCAAAGTGCTGCTGGAGCAACAGCAGGATCGAGccaagagagagcaggagaggatCAGACTTCTGACTGCTGATCCTTTTGATTTGGATGCCCAAGCGAAGATTGAGGAGGACATCAG GCAGCACAATGTGGAAGAAAACATGACCATTGCAATGGAGGAGGCCCCAGAAAGCTTTGGACAGGTGGTTATGCTCTACATTAACTGCAAAGTCAATGGGCACCCTGTGAAAGCTTTTGTTGACTCAG GAGCCCAGATGACCATCATGAGCCAAGCGTGTGCTGAGCGCTGTAACATCATGCGGCTGGTGGACCGTCGTTGGGCGGGGATTGCCAAGGGAGTGGGCACCCAGAAGATCATTGGCAGAGTTCACTTGG CTCAGGTCCAGATAGAGGGGGACTTCCTCCCTTGTTCTTTCTCCATCTTGGAGGACCAGCCAATGGACATGCTGCTTGGCCTGGATATGCTGAAGAGACATCAG TGTTCGATTGACCTGAAGAAAAGCGTCCTTCTTATAGGCACTACAGGCACCGAGACTCGCTTCCTGTCTGAAGCAGAGCTGCCAGAGTGTGCCCGCCTGGCATACGGAACAGAGGGGCGCGAAGACGCCCGTCCAGATGAGATAGCCGACAGAGAACTGGCAGAGGCACTTCAGAGGTCCATACAGGAAAGCG GACAGCACTGA
- the ddi2 gene encoding protein DDI1 homolog 2 isoform X1 — protein MLVTVFCAPRDRPETTFALDVSPELELRDFVALCELESGIPAGEIQITYVEQPLKDPTRALGTYGVKDGDVVVLRQADRRPPPTQPAFPGLPHIDFRSITIPGTSSSTSQRGAIRPQQQQQRAPPAPSSQPQPQQPQRASQSSTPMAFRGSSPQGLDDPALLQQMLLSNPHELSLLKERNPPLAEALLSGDLERFTKVLLEQQQDRAKREQERIRLLTADPFDLDAQAKIEEDIRQHNVEENMTIAMEEAPESFGQVVMLYINCKVNGHPVKAFVDSGAQMTIMSQACAERCNIMRLVDRRWAGIAKGVGTQKIIGRVHLAQVQIEGDFLPCSFSILEDQPMDMLLGLDMLKRHQCSIDLKKSVLLIGTTGTETRFLSEAELPECARLAYGTEGREDARPDEIADRELAEALQRSIQESDTADGQTTSPQPPPFTLPRTLDQMSSSTSPSQSPSSGQPQTLDRSQSAPAAMEQTLAPELCQDQPGLQELPLPSSSAEDAVSIPHQVHPQPLPVHSNSKVPPIPSPSTDALPTFTPSADTTTESQCPDEREGEVQPGHAEGDAEADEMMTSPMLPQPEELSPIQPMEQEATESDVANATEACPSAPSQPDSVEMDSPAASQEVVSSERDQPEGEHCSSSDSTPSLAAALRELHELLVSNNRAHSQNRSASCSPSHPFRQETDEVAPEPCTPTPENTHPSTAITAGAEPSDAKANYAAAVSDEGPSKCLVPDLSGQDEHLGGDTAETVEEQGPPQCPDGSGERMVDRCGQDEANNISSFQPEPEAPPDPAGDLEVREPPEGQQGRGVADGRASGTNTPDTLGLQTEHTFLSPLSMAVGSPEEVTSTSSPSTPPLAQAPQLTSPASPLPSPHPFIEQFPAEHIQRIQAAGFSAREAAEALEQAHGVVELALLALLARSITVPT, from the exons ATGCTGGTCACCGTTTTCTGCGCGCCGAGGGATCGCCCAGAAACCACATTCGCCCTCGATGTGTCCCCGGAGCTGGAGCTGAGAGACTTTGTAGCACTTTGTGAACTGGAATCAGGAATCCCAGCAGGGGAAATTCAG ATCACATATGTAGAACAGCCCCTAAAAGACCCTACTCGTGCCTTGGGGACCTATGGCGTTAAGGATGGAGATGTGGTGGTTCTCAGGCAAGCTGACAGAAGGCCACCACCAACTCAGCCAGCCTTTCCAG GTCTGCCCCATATTGACTTTCGTTCGATCACAATCCCCGGCACCTCTTCTTCAACTAGTCAACGCGGTGCCATAaggccacagcagcagcagcaacgggCTCCACCGGCGCCCTCGTCGCAGCCACAGCCTCAGCAGCCGCAGCGCGCCTCACAATCTTCCACGCCAATGGCCTTTCGTGGTTCCTCTCCTCAGGGGCTGGATGACCCTGCCTTACTCCAGCAGATGCTATTATCTAATCCACACGAGCTTTCACTCCTCAAGGAGCGAAACCCACCGCTTGCTGAGGCCCTGCTGAGCGGAGACTtag AGCGTTTCACCAAAGTGCTGCTGGAGCAACAGCAGGATCGAGccaagagagagcaggagaggatCAGACTTCTGACTGCTGATCCTTTTGATTTGGATGCCCAAGCGAAGATTGAGGAGGACATCAG GCAGCACAATGTGGAAGAAAACATGACCATTGCAATGGAGGAGGCCCCAGAAAGCTTTGGACAGGTGGTTATGCTCTACATTAACTGCAAAGTCAATGGGCACCCTGTGAAAGCTTTTGTTGACTCAG GAGCCCAGATGACCATCATGAGCCAAGCGTGTGCTGAGCGCTGTAACATCATGCGGCTGGTGGACCGTCGTTGGGCGGGGATTGCCAAGGGAGTGGGCACCCAGAAGATCATTGGCAGAGTTCACTTGG CTCAGGTCCAGATAGAGGGGGACTTCCTCCCTTGTTCTTTCTCCATCTTGGAGGACCAGCCAATGGACATGCTGCTTGGCCTGGATATGCTGAAGAGACATCAG TGTTCGATTGACCTGAAGAAAAGCGTCCTTCTTATAGGCACTACAGGCACCGAGACTCGCTTCCTGTCTGAAGCAGAGCTGCCAGAGTGTGCCCGCCTGGCATACGGAACAGAGGGGCGCGAAGACGCCCGTCCAGATGAGATAGCCGACAGAGAACTGGCAGAGGCACTTCAGAGGTCCATACAGGAAAGCG ACACTGCAGATGGACAAACTACCTCACCGCAGCCCCCACCATTTACATTACCCAGAACCTTAGACCAAATGTCctcatccacctccccttcccAGAGTCCTTCCTCTGGCCAGCCCCAAACTCTGGATCGCTCTCAGTCTGCCCCGGCCGCCATGGAGCAGACCTTAGCACCAGAGCTGTGCCAGGACCAACCTGGCCTCCAGGAGCTTCCTCTACCCTCGTCCTCAGCAGAGGATGCTGTTTCTATCCCTCACCAGGTCCACCCTCAGCCTCTGCCTGTCCATAGCAATTCCAAAGTGCCCCCTATCCCCAGTCCCTCAACAGACGCCCTCCCTACATTTACCCCTTCTGCGGACACAACGACAGAATCCCAGTGTCCGgatgagagagagggggaggtaCAGCCTGGCCATGCAGAGGGGGATGCTGAAGCAGATGAGATGATGACCAGCCCTATGCTTCCCCAACCAGAGGAACTCTCCCCCATTCAACCCATGGAGCAGGAGGCAACTGAGTCTGACGTCGCAAATGCCACAGAAGCCTGTCCGAGTGCTCCTAGCCAACCTGACTCGGTTGAAATGGACTCTCCCGCTGCCTCCCAGGAAGTAGTGTCCTCTGAGAGGGACCAGCCCGAAGGAGAGCACTGCTCCAGCTCTGACAGCACCCCGTCGCTGGCGGCCGCACTGAGGGAGCTACACGAGCTGCTGGTGTCAAACAATCGTGCTCATTCGCAAAACCGCAGCGCCTCCTGCTCCCCTTCACATCCGttcagacaggaaacagacGAAGTGGCCCCCGAGCCATGCACCCCGACACCCGAAAACACCCACCCCTCTACTGCCATCACAGCCGGTGCAGAACCAAGCGATGCCAAAGCCAActatgctgctgctgtgtctgaTGAGGGACCATCTAAGTGTCTTGTGCCTGACCTCTCTGGCCAGGATGAGCATCTGGGCGGGGATACAGCAGAGACTGTGGAGGAACAAGGACCACCGCAGTGTCCAGACGGCTCCggggagaggatggtggatagATGCGGGCAAGATGAAGCAAATAACATCAGCAGTTTTCAGCCTGAGCCAGAGGCTCCTCCGGATCCGGCAGGGGACCTGGAGGTCAGGGAACCTCCTGAAGGGCAGCAGGGGAGAGGGGTTGCAGATGGACGAGCCTCTGGCACCAACACCCCAGACACTCTTGGCCTCCAGACTGAGCACACTTTCCTCAGCCCTCTGTCTATGGCAGTGGGCTCACCTGAGGAAGTCACGAGCACCTCCTCCCCTTCAACCCCTCCTCTGGCTCAGGCTCCACAGCTCACGTCTCCAGCCTCTCCCCTCCCTTCTCCGCATCCCTTTATAGAACAATTTCCAGCTGAGCACATCCAGAGAATCCAGGCAGCGGGCTTTTCTGCCAGGGAGGCTGCAGAGGCACTGGAACAAGCCCATGGGGTTGTGGAGCTGGCTCTGCTGGCTCTATTAGCTCGCAGTATCACTGTGCCCACCTAG